One genomic region from Streptomyces sp. NBC_00582 encodes:
- a CDS encoding sarcosine oxidase subunit beta family protein has protein sequence MTGTPLPDHPDFLWRNPDPRPSYDVVIVGGGGHGLATAYYLAKNHGITNIAVLEKGWLAGGNMARNTTIIRSNYLWDESSGIYEHSLKLWETLEEDLDYPILFSQRGVLNLAHTLQDIRDSKRRVYANQLNGIDAEWLEPDEVAKVCPIVNIDPDVRHPVLGATYQPRAGIAKHDYVAWGFARRADAYGIDLIQNCEVTGIDVTDGRVTGVRTTRGRIAAGKVALAGAGHTSVLAAMVGLRLPLQSHPLQALVSELLEPVHPTVVMSNAVHVYVSQAHKGELVMGAGIDSYNGYGQRGAFHIIERQMAAALELFPVFARAHMLRTWAGIVDTTPDASPIVGLTPIQDLYLNCGWGTGGFKATPGVGWCYAHTIATGEPHPYNAPFTLSRFVTGALVDEHGAAAVAH, from the coding sequence ATGACCGGCACGCCGCTTCCGGACCACCCGGACTTCCTCTGGCGCAACCCCGACCCCAGGCCGTCGTACGACGTGGTGATCGTCGGGGGCGGCGGGCACGGCCTGGCCACCGCCTACTACCTGGCCAAGAACCACGGCATCACCAACATCGCCGTCCTGGAGAAGGGGTGGCTGGCCGGCGGGAACATGGCCCGCAACACCACGATCATCCGCTCCAACTACCTCTGGGACGAGAGCTCCGGCATCTACGAGCACTCCCTGAAGCTGTGGGAGACCCTCGAGGAGGACCTCGACTACCCCATCCTGTTCAGCCAGCGCGGCGTGCTGAACCTCGCGCACACCCTCCAGGACATCCGCGACAGCAAGCGCCGGGTCTACGCCAACCAGCTCAACGGCATCGACGCGGAGTGGCTGGAGCCGGACGAGGTCGCCAAGGTCTGCCCGATCGTCAACATCGACCCGGACGTGCGCCACCCGGTGCTCGGCGCCACGTACCAACCGCGCGCCGGCATCGCCAAGCACGACTACGTCGCCTGGGGCTTCGCACGGCGGGCCGACGCCTACGGCATCGACCTGATCCAGAACTGCGAGGTCACCGGCATCGATGTGACGGACGGCCGGGTGACGGGCGTACGGACCACGCGTGGCCGGATCGCCGCCGGAAAGGTGGCGCTCGCCGGCGCGGGCCACACCTCCGTGCTGGCCGCCATGGTGGGCCTGCGCCTGCCGCTCCAGAGCCACCCGTTGCAGGCGCTGGTCTCCGAACTGCTGGAGCCGGTGCACCCGACGGTCGTGATGTCCAACGCCGTCCATGTGTACGTCTCCCAGGCGCACAAGGGCGAACTCGTCATGGGCGCCGGCATCGACAGCTACAACGGCTACGGCCAGCGCGGCGCGTTCCACATCATCGAGCGCCAGATGGCCGCCGCCCTGGAGCTGTTCCCGGTGTTCGCCCGCGCCCACATGCTGCGCACCTGGGCCGGCATCGTCGACACCACCCCGGACGCCTCCCCCATCGTCGGGCTCACCCCGATCCAGGACCTGTACCTCAACTGCGGCTGGGGAACGGGCGGGTTCAAGGCCACCCCCGGCGTCGGCTGGTGCTACGCCCACACCATCGCCACCGGCGAGCCCCACCCGTACAACGCGCCCTTCACCCTGTCCAGGTTCGTCACCGGCGCACTGGTCGACGAGCACGGCGCGGCCGCCGTCGCCCACTGA
- the glyA gene encoding serine hydroxymethyltransferase: MSFAQPLTLFDPEVAAAVDAELERQQSTLEMIASENFAPPAVMQAQGSVLTNKYAEGYPGKRYYGGCEHVDTLEQLAIDRVTALFGAEAANVQPHSGAQANAAAMFALLQPGDTVLGLDLAHGGHLTHGMRLNYSGKLYNVVPYHVRESDLRVDMDEVEQLALAHRPKLIVAGWSAYPRQLDFAEFRRIADSVGARLMVDMAHFAGLVAAGLHPSPVPYADVVTTTTHKTLGGPRGGVILSRAELAKKINSAVFPGQQGGPLEHVIAAKAVAFKMAASEEFRERQQRTLKGAKILAGRLLADDVAEAGITVLTGGTEVHLVLVDLRDSPLDGRQAEDRLHSVGITVNRNAVPFDPRPPMVSSGLRIGTPALATRGFGETEFREVADIVAHTLKPEQLSADLTRSLRDRVARLAAAFPLYPELNGAAA; encoded by the coding sequence ATGAGCTTCGCCCAGCCGCTGACCCTGTTCGACCCGGAGGTCGCCGCGGCGGTCGACGCCGAGCTCGAGCGCCAGCAGTCGACGCTGGAGATGATCGCGAGCGAGAACTTCGCGCCGCCGGCGGTGATGCAGGCCCAGGGCTCGGTGCTGACCAACAAGTACGCCGAGGGCTACCCCGGGAAGCGCTACTACGGCGGCTGCGAACACGTCGACACCCTTGAGCAGTTGGCCATCGACCGGGTCACCGCCCTGTTCGGCGCCGAGGCGGCCAACGTGCAGCCGCACTCCGGCGCCCAGGCCAACGCCGCCGCCATGTTCGCCCTGCTCCAGCCCGGCGACACCGTCCTCGGCCTGGACCTGGCGCACGGCGGCCATCTCACCCACGGAATGCGGCTGAACTACTCGGGCAAGCTCTACAACGTCGTCCCCTACCACGTGCGCGAGTCCGACCTCCGCGTCGACATGGACGAGGTGGAACAACTCGCCCTCGCCCACCGGCCCAAGCTCATCGTGGCCGGCTGGTCGGCCTACCCCCGGCAGCTCGACTTCGCCGAGTTCCGCCGGATCGCCGACAGCGTCGGCGCCCGCCTGATGGTCGACATGGCGCACTTCGCCGGTCTGGTGGCCGCCGGACTGCACCCGAGCCCCGTGCCGTACGCGGACGTGGTGACGACGACCACCCACAAGACCCTGGGCGGTCCCCGGGGCGGAGTGATCCTCAGCAGGGCCGAGCTGGCCAAGAAGATCAACTCGGCGGTCTTCCCCGGTCAGCAGGGCGGCCCGCTGGAGCATGTGATCGCCGCCAAGGCGGTCGCCTTCAAGATGGCCGCCTCCGAGGAGTTCCGCGAGCGGCAGCAGCGCACGCTGAAGGGCGCGAAGATCCTCGCCGGGCGGCTGCTGGCCGACGACGTGGCCGAGGCCGGCATCACCGTGCTGACCGGCGGCACCGAGGTCCATCTCGTCCTGGTCGACCTGCGCGACAGCCCCCTCGACGGCCGTCAGGCGGAGGACCGGCTCCACTCGGTCGGCATCACCGTCAACCGCAACGCCGTCCCCTTCGACCCGCGTCCGCCCATGGTGTCGTCCGGGCTGCGCATCGGCACCCCCGCGCTGGCCACCCGGGGCTTCGGCGAGACCGAGTTCCGCGAGGTCGCCGACATCGTCGCCCACACGCTCAAGCCCGAGCAGCTCTCCGCCGACCTGACCCGGTCGCTGCGCGACCGGGTCGCCAGGCTCGCCGCCGCGTTCCCCCTGTACCCCGAGCTGAACGGAGCCGCGGCATGA
- a CDS encoding GntR family transcriptional regulator → MSVAVAEGRPTLAEQAYRALCDRLVTLRIAPGTPINDEQVAAELGVGRTPVREALKRLEADRLVVSYPRRGTFASEVQITDLGHLTEVRLRLEPLAADCAARRASAQDRAVLGELLAELDEATGREVEEHLELDLRLHRALYTATANPFLQDTLVRYDNLATRIWCLFLDRLPGLAGHVGEHGPLVRAVLAGDGDLAAALAAEHVQRFETTIRSLL, encoded by the coding sequence ATGTCGGTCGCGGTGGCGGAGGGGCGGCCCACCCTGGCCGAACAGGCCTATCGGGCCCTGTGCGACCGCTTGGTGACCCTGCGGATCGCCCCGGGGACACCCATCAACGACGAGCAGGTGGCGGCGGAGCTGGGCGTGGGACGCACCCCGGTGCGGGAGGCGCTCAAGCGGCTGGAGGCCGACCGGCTCGTGGTCTCCTACCCCCGGCGCGGCACGTTCGCCTCGGAGGTGCAGATCACCGACCTCGGACATCTCACCGAGGTGCGCCTCCGGCTGGAGCCGCTCGCCGCCGACTGCGCGGCGCGCAGGGCGAGCGCGCAGGACCGGGCCGTACTGGGCGAACTGCTGGCGGAGCTGGACGAGGCCACCGGGCGCGAGGTCGAGGAGCATCTCGAACTGGACCTGCGGCTGCACCGGGCGCTGTACACCGCCACGGCGAACCCCTTCCTCCAGGACACGCTCGTGCGCTACGACAACCTGGCCACCCGTATCTGGTGTCTGTTCCTCGACCGCCTGCCGGGCCTGGCCGGCCACGTCGGCGAGCACGGTCCGCTCGTGCGTGCCGTCCTGGCCGGCGACGGGGACCTCGCCGCGGCGCTGGCCGCCGAGCATGTGCAGAGGTTCGAGACCACGATCCGCTCCCTGCTCTGA
- a CDS encoding TetR/AcrR family transcriptional regulator → MPRPPGHGPGFEVRRQKIIDVAAALFARQGYAATSINDLGRAVGLAKGALYYYIGSKENLLVEIQGRVMGPLLARARQIADLDTSPLLRLRLLSESLLTIIFRRLDHIWVYEHDYRSLSGAELKTLLGQRSDFEHLISGLLAEAVEQNTFRTTELRLGTLQFLNLHNHTYQWVKPDGEWDAAYLAREYCGTLFRGFGAPDHALPQIEEQAAAFTRDHPELPLDPEEEWAPASG, encoded by the coding sequence ATGCCACGACCACCGGGCCATGGACCGGGCTTCGAGGTCAGACGCCAGAAGATCATCGACGTCGCGGCCGCGCTGTTCGCCCGGCAGGGATACGCGGCGACGTCGATCAACGACCTGGGCCGGGCGGTGGGACTCGCCAAGGGCGCGCTGTACTACTACATCGGCTCGAAGGAGAACCTGCTCGTCGAGATCCAGGGCCGGGTGATGGGGCCGCTGCTCGCCCGGGCCCGGCAGATCGCGGACCTCGACACGAGCCCGCTGCTGCGACTGCGGCTGCTCTCCGAGTCGCTGCTGACCATCATCTTCCGCCGGCTGGACCACATCTGGGTCTACGAGCACGACTACCGGTCGCTGAGCGGAGCGGAACTGAAGACCCTGCTGGGGCAGCGCTCCGACTTCGAGCACCTGATCTCTGGGCTGCTCGCCGAGGCGGTGGAGCAGAACACCTTCCGCACGACGGAACTGCGGCTGGGCACCCTGCAGTTCCTCAACCTCCACAACCACACCTATCAATGGGTGAAGCCGGACGGGGAGTGGGACGCGGCCTACCTGGCCCGCGAGTACTGCGGGACCCTGTTCCGCGGTTTCGGCGCACCCGACCACGCCCTGCCGCAGATCGAGGAACAGGCCGCGGCCTTCACCCGCGACCACCCGGAACTCCCCCTGGATCCCGAGGAGGAGTGGGCACCGGCCTCCGGCTGA